From a region of the Hymenobacter jejuensis genome:
- a CDS encoding TIM-barrel domain-containing protein, with amino-acid sequence MKPQSRTFRRYFLIPLCLAPAFSAIAQTAKVEKQADGIVIHLPQANDQAVRTVRLQVVSDKIMHVQASPLDSVSSDKSLMVVAQTGPRAKWQYKEKKGQGVISTAALNVTVSLATGELAFTDPKGKTILQERKNGGKVFTPVVADGQQFYQVQQVFDSPSGEGLYGLGQHQNGVMNYRGQQVELAQNNTDVAVPFLLSSRNYGILWDNYSITKVGDTRDYEPLTTLKLYSKEGNEGWLTATYFNKNKPSEVVVQRPESIINYEYLEDQKNFPANVKLGDVLATWEGSIESGTTGLHHFLLKNAGYAKLYIGGKLVVDKWRQAWNPGTSVIELNMVKGQKYPIRLEWNPDGGESYLGLKWLSPLQGQSAHEYGFKSEASHDLNYYFVQGNTPDEVISGYRQLTGPAPIMPKWAMGFWQSRERYKTQEEILTTAAEFRKRRIPIDNIVLDWSYWKPAEWGSQEFDPSRFPDPVSMIKTLHERDNLHFMISVWAKIYEGIPVYNDFNAEGFLYKRNIANRTKDWIAPGYTSTFYDAFNPQARAAFWNLMNTKLFTKGIDAWWMDASEPDIYSNTNVQTRKELMTPTYLGSSTQYFNGFPLQNAKGIYEGQRKTVPNQRVFLLTRSGYAGSQRYAAAIWSGDIGSRWEDFKNQIPAGLNFSMAGIPYWTTDIGGFAVERRYEKPNAKDLEEWRELNARWYQFGAFCPLFRVHGQFPYREIYNIAPETHPAYQSMLYYNKLRYRLMPYIYSLAGQTHYQNATIMRGLMMDFGGDAAVKSIADEFMFGPSLLVAPVTDYQARSRKLYLPAATGWFNFYSGAYHTGGQSITENAPLERMPLFVREGSIIPFGPEIQYTTEKPADPITLYVYTGKDAQFSLYEDENVNYNYEKGASAVIPFSYSEKDKSLTIGERKGTFPGMPTQRSFRVVWVSKDKPTAFNLDAASGNPIPYSGSAVIVKME; translated from the coding sequence ATGAAGCCACAATCACGTACTTTCCGTCGCTACTTCCTGATACCCCTTTGCCTTGCGCCGGCTTTTTCGGCTATCGCCCAGACGGCTAAAGTTGAGAAGCAGGCCGACGGAATCGTGATTCACCTGCCCCAGGCAAATGACCAAGCCGTCCGCACCGTTCGGTTGCAGGTGGTGTCGGACAAGATTATGCATGTGCAAGCCAGCCCGTTGGACAGCGTGTCGTCCGACAAAAGCCTGATGGTAGTGGCCCAGACGGGGCCGCGCGCGAAGTGGCAATACAAGGAAAAGAAGGGCCAGGGCGTGATCAGTACGGCTGCGCTGAACGTTACGGTGTCGCTTGCGACGGGCGAACTTGCTTTCACCGATCCGAAGGGCAAAACCATCTTGCAAGAGCGTAAAAACGGCGGCAAGGTTTTCACGCCGGTGGTGGCCGATGGGCAGCAGTTTTACCAAGTGCAACAGGTGTTCGATTCGCCCTCCGGCGAAGGACTGTATGGCCTGGGGCAGCACCAAAACGGCGTGATGAACTACCGTGGCCAGCAAGTGGAGCTAGCCCAGAACAATACCGACGTGGCCGTGCCGTTTCTGCTATCAAGCCGAAACTACGGCATTCTCTGGGATAATTACTCCATCACCAAAGTCGGCGATACGCGTGATTATGAACCGCTTACGACCCTAAAGCTTTATTCGAAAGAAGGCAACGAAGGCTGGCTGACGGCGACCTACTTCAACAAAAACAAGCCCAGCGAAGTAGTGGTGCAACGACCGGAGTCGATCATCAATTACGAGTATTTGGAAGACCAGAAGAACTTCCCGGCCAACGTAAAACTCGGCGACGTGCTGGCAACCTGGGAAGGCAGCATCGAATCGGGCACGACGGGTTTGCACCATTTCCTGCTCAAAAATGCGGGCTACGCAAAGCTGTACATCGGCGGAAAACTGGTGGTCGATAAGTGGCGGCAGGCCTGGAACCCAGGCACTTCGGTGATTGAGTTAAACATGGTCAAAGGCCAGAAATACCCGATCAGGCTGGAGTGGAACCCCGACGGCGGCGAGTCCTACTTAGGGCTAAAATGGCTGAGTCCGCTGCAAGGGCAAAGTGCTCACGAATACGGCTTTAAGTCGGAAGCCAGCCACGACCTGAACTACTATTTCGTGCAGGGCAACACGCCCGATGAGGTCATCAGTGGCTATCGGCAGCTCACGGGACCGGCCCCCATCATGCCGAAATGGGCTATGGGTTTTTGGCAAAGCCGCGAGCGCTACAAGACGCAGGAAGAGATATTGACCACTGCCGCCGAATTTCGCAAACGCCGCATTCCGATCGACAACATCGTACTGGACTGGTCGTACTGGAAGCCCGCCGAGTGGGGCAGCCAAGAGTTTGATCCCAGTCGTTTCCCCGACCCGGTAAGCATGATCAAGACGCTGCATGAGCGCGACAATCTGCACTTCATGATTTCGGTGTGGGCGAAGATTTACGAAGGCATCCCGGTTTATAACGACTTCAACGCCGAGGGCTTCCTGTATAAGCGTAACATCGCTAACCGCACCAAAGATTGGATTGCGCCGGGCTACACGTCCACGTTTTACGACGCCTTCAATCCGCAGGCACGCGCCGCGTTTTGGAACCTGATGAACACCAAGCTGTTCACCAAAGGCATCGACGCGTGGTGGATGGATGCTTCCGAGCCCGACATCTACTCCAACACCAACGTGCAGACGCGCAAGGAGCTGATGACGCCGACTTACTTGGGCTCTTCGACGCAATATTTCAACGGTTTTCCGCTGCAAAACGCGAAGGGGATTTACGAAGGCCAGCGCAAGACCGTCCCCAACCAGCGTGTGTTTCTGCTGACGCGCTCGGGCTACGCTGGTTCGCAACGCTACGCGGCGGCCATCTGGAGCGGCGACATTGGTTCGCGCTGGGAAGACTTTAAGAATCAGATTCCGGCCGGCCTCAACTTTTCCATGGCGGGCATTCCGTACTGGACGACGGACATTGGCGGCTTTGCCGTGGAACGGCGTTATGAAAAACCCAATGCCAAAGACCTGGAAGAGTGGCGCGAATTGAATGCGCGGTGGTACCAGTTTGGCGCTTTCTGCCCACTGTTTCGGGTGCACGGCCAGTTTCCGTACCGCGAGATCTACAACATTGCGCCGGAAACGCATCCGGCTTACCAGAGCATGTTGTATTACAACAAGTTGCGTTACCGCCTTATGCCGTACATCTACTCGCTGGCCGGCCAGACGCACTACCAGAATGCCACCATTATGCGCGGCCTGATGATGGATTTTGGCGGCGACGCAGCCGTGAAAAGCATCGCCGACGAGTTTATGTTTGGCCCTAGCTTGCTCGTGGCGCCCGTTACAGATTATCAGGCGCGCAGTCGCAAGCTCTATTTGCCGGCCGCTACGGGTTGGTTCAACTTTTACAGCGGCGCCTACCACACTGGCGGCCAGTCGATTACTGAAAACGCGCCGTTGGAGCGCATGCCGTTGTTTGTGCGCGAAGGCTCGATCATTCCCTTCGGCCCCGAAATCCAGTACACGACCGAAAAACCCGCCGACCCCATCACGCTGTATGTGTACACGGGCAAGGACGCGCAGTTTTCGCTGTACGAAGACGAAAACGTCAATTACAATTACGAAAAGGGCGCCTCGGCAGTGATTCCCTTTAGCTACAGCGAAAAAGATAAATCCCTCACGATTGGCGAGCGCAAGGGCACCTTCCCCGGCATGCCAACTCAGCGCTCCTTCCGCGTGGTGTGGGTCAGCAAGGACAAACCCACCGCCTTCAACCTTGATGCTGCATCGGGAAATCCGATTCCGTACTCGGGCAGCGCTGTAATCGTCAAGATGGAATAA
- a CDS encoding beta-galactosidase, which translates to MNRLLLVLLLLIALAQSVVAQMPKQKKLLYGVAYYDEYMPYERLDKDVQMMKAAGINVVRIAESTWSTVEPQEGVFDFSHIDRVLNAMHKADIQVIIGTPTYAVPTWLVRKYPAVLAITPTGQNQYGARQNMDITNPDFRRHAELVIRAMLGHVKNHPAIIGYQVDNETKAYNTVGPAVQKLFVQYMQTKYKSLDVINKAYGLDYWSNRINSWEDFPSTVGTINASLGSEFSKFQRQLVTDYLAWQAGIVREYKKPNQFITQNFDLDWRGYSFGIQPDVDHFAAAKALDIAGIDIYHPSQDQLTGTEISFGGDVTRSMKGGQNYLVLETEAQGFPQWVPYPGQLRLQAFSHLASGANMLEYWHWHSIHNSAETYWKGLLSHDFEPNPTYDEAKTIGQDFNRLGSHLVNLQKTNKVAILFSNEALTAFKWFGFGWGTRETYNDVLRPLYDALYRQNVGCDFVDPSSTNLESYKLLIVPALYAAPNSLLERMNRFVQNGGHVVYTYKSGFSDENVKVRTTRQPGVITEACGVSFSQFTIPVKVALKGDPYQVGAENNRVTTWMELLTPTTAKVLATYDHPVWGKYAAITENRYGKGLATYIGCGTSTAVTEKIVADAVKKADLWGPDQAIRFPLITKSGVNQQKKTVHYYFNYSAEPGSVPYPYGAGKELFSNAAIAKNQQLQLAPWGMQIVEEK; encoded by the coding sequence ATGAATCGACTGCTCCTTGTCTTGTTGCTTCTGATCGCGCTGGCCCAAAGCGTTGTGGCACAAATGCCTAAGCAAAAAAAGCTACTATACGGCGTGGCCTACTACGACGAGTACATGCCCTACGAGCGCCTCGACAAGGACGTGCAGATGATGAAAGCGGCGGGCATCAACGTGGTGCGCATTGCCGAATCGACATGGAGCACGGTGGAACCGCAGGAAGGCGTGTTCGATTTTTCGCACATCGACCGCGTGCTCAACGCCATGCACAAGGCTGATATTCAAGTAATTATTGGTACGCCTACGTACGCCGTGCCCACGTGGCTAGTGCGCAAATACCCGGCGGTGCTGGCTATCACGCCCACTGGGCAAAACCAATATGGTGCGCGGCAAAATATGGACATCACCAATCCTGACTTCCGCCGCCATGCTGAGTTGGTGATTCGGGCGATGCTGGGACACGTCAAAAACCATCCGGCCATCATAGGCTATCAGGTTGATAATGAGACTAAAGCTTACAACACCGTGGGGCCGGCGGTGCAGAAGCTGTTTGTGCAGTACATGCAGACCAAGTACAAATCCCTGGACGTCATCAACAAGGCCTACGGCCTGGATTACTGGAGCAACCGCATCAACAGCTGGGAAGATTTTCCGTCTACGGTGGGCACCATTAACGCCAGCTTGGGCAGCGAATTTTCTAAGTTTCAGCGCCAGCTGGTGACGGATTACCTGGCTTGGCAGGCCGGCATCGTGCGTGAGTACAAGAAGCCGAACCAGTTTATCACCCAGAACTTTGACTTAGATTGGCGGGGCTATTCCTTTGGTATTCAGCCCGATGTGGATCATTTTGCGGCGGCCAAAGCGCTCGACATAGCTGGCATCGACATCTACCATCCCAGCCAGGACCAGCTTACAGGCACCGAAATTTCCTTTGGTGGCGACGTGACGCGCTCCATGAAGGGCGGCCAGAATTACTTGGTGCTGGAAACCGAAGCCCAGGGCTTTCCGCAGTGGGTGCCCTACCCTGGGCAGCTGCGCTTGCAGGCATTCAGCCACTTGGCCTCGGGGGCTAACATGCTGGAATACTGGCATTGGCACTCCATTCACAACTCGGCCGAAACCTACTGGAAGGGCTTGCTCAGCCACGACTTCGAGCCGAACCCAACCTACGACGAAGCCAAAACCATCGGGCAGGATTTCAACCGACTCGGCTCGCATTTGGTTAACCTCCAGAAAACCAACAAGGTAGCTATTCTCTTCAGCAACGAAGCCCTAACGGCTTTTAAGTGGTTCGGGTTTGGCTGGGGTACGCGAGAAACCTACAACGACGTGTTGCGGCCGCTCTACGACGCGCTGTACCGCCAGAACGTGGGCTGCGACTTCGTGGACCCGTCCAGCACCAACCTGGAAAGTTATAAGCTGCTGATTGTGCCTGCTTTATACGCGGCCCCGAATAGCTTGCTGGAGCGAATGAACCGCTTTGTGCAGAACGGCGGCCATGTAGTGTACACGTACAAAAGCGGTTTCTCCGACGAAAACGTGAAGGTGCGCACCACGCGGCAACCGGGCGTTATCACGGAAGCCTGCGGGGTGAGTTTCAGCCAGTTTACCATTCCCGTGAAGGTGGCGTTGAAAGGCGATCCGTATCAGGTAGGCGCTGAAAATAACCGTGTTACGACCTGGATGGAGCTGCTCACACCGACCACGGCAAAGGTGCTGGCCACCTACGATCACCCGGTGTGGGGCAAGTACGCCGCCATCACCGAAAACCGCTACGGCAAGGGCTTGGCTACTTACATAGGCTGCGGAACGAGCACCGCAGTAACGGAAAAGATAGTCGCCGATGCCGTGAAAAAAGCCGATCTCTGGGGCCCTGACCAGGCTATTCGGTTTCCGCTCATCACCAAATCCGGTGTGAATCAGCAGAAGAAAACGGTGCATTATTACTTCAACTACTCTGCCGAGCCGGGCTCGGTGCCGTACCCCTACGGCGCTGGCAAAGAGCTGTTCTCCAACGCTGCCATCGCCAAAAACCAGCAGTTGCAACTGGCGCCCTGGGGCATGCAGATTGTGGAAGAAAAATAA